One genomic region from Solwaraspora sp. WMMD792 encodes:
- a CDS encoding ricin-type beta-trefoil lectin domain protein, whose amino-acid sequence MQSHEPAAGRSFSEVFTARPARMRLGLVPGRRVWTSLAVLACLAVLGGAVPPVLAALGPATDAPQPPQPAAAARSSQGSQPPSVTPSAGQAPSPVAPSVTPTAVRTPSPVAPSVTPAAGRKPSPVDPSARPAADRPSATPANTPAPAKPAAQPAAQPTAQLAADAPRPAAVGSLYNPASKRCLSGRWGADGVQLVIENCADSRTQQWSILADRTIRTVGLCMDAAGGGTANLNPVQLAYCSGNSAQAFVYTAPLIVSRHAGKCVDVINHGTANLAPIVLWPCEGGGNQQWVYVR is encoded by the coding sequence ATGCAGTCCCACGAGCCTGCGGCCGGGAGGTCGTTCTCGGAGGTCTTCACCGCCCGCCCGGCCCGGATGCGGCTCGGGCTGGTCCCGGGCCGCCGCGTGTGGACGAGCCTCGCGGTGCTGGCCTGCCTCGCCGTGCTGGGTGGCGCCGTACCGCCGGTGCTGGCCGCGCTGGGACCGGCCACCGACGCGCCGCAGCCTCCGCAGCCCGCCGCTGCTGCCCGATCATCGCAGGGGTCGCAGCCGCCGTCGGTGACACCGTCCGCCGGCCAGGCGCCGTCCCCGGTGGCCCCGTCGGTGACTCCGACAGCCGTCCGGACGCCGTCCCCGGTGGCCCCGTCGGTGACCCCGGCAGCGGGCCGGAAGCCGTCTCCGGTTGACCCGTCGGCGAGGCCGGCTGCCGACCGTCCGTCGGCCACGCCGGCCAACACACCCGCGCCCGCGAAACCCGCCGCCCAACCCGCTGCCCAACCCACCGCCCAACTCGCCGCCGACGCGCCGCGTCCGGCAGCCGTCGGCTCGCTCTACAACCCCGCGTCCAAGCGGTGCCTGAGCGGCCGGTGGGGGGCGGACGGCGTCCAGCTCGTCATCGAGAACTGTGCCGACAGCCGTACCCAGCAGTGGTCGATCCTCGCTGACCGCACCATCCGGACGGTCGGGTTGTGCATGGACGCCGCTGGCGGGGGCACCGCCAACCTGAACCCGGTCCAGCTCGCCTATTGCAGCGGCAACAGCGCGCAGGCGTTCGTCTACACTGCTCCGCTCATCGTCAGCCGCCACGCCGGCAAGTGCGTGGATGTCATCAACCACGGCACCGCCAACCTGGCCCCGATAGTGCTGTGGCCCTGCGAGGGCGGCGGCAACCAGCAATGGGTGTACGTACGGTAG